In the genome of Deltaproteobacteria bacterium, the window GGCCGTGGTGCGTCAGCGGGATCGAAAGGAACGATTCCGTCAGGTACCCGTTCTTCTTGAAGGGTCCCGCGAACGGGGAGTCCTCCGGCTTGGAGACGACCAGCGGCAACTGGTGGTCCACCACCCACGTGGTGATCGGGCCGGCACGAAACCTCCCCGAAGCGGTAATATGTTCCTCGTGCCGGGAAAAGCCGATCGCCGCGCGCAGGGTGAAGTCGCCCTCCGCGTCCTTGACGACGATGGAGCCGCGTCCCGCGGAGAGCCCCTGCATGCCGGTGAACAGGAGGATCTCCAGGAACTTGTCCATGTCGACCACGGAGCGGCCCGCTTCGTAGATCTTCTGGATCGGAAGGTCCTGGAGGGTGTTTTTCACGCCCCCGCCATTGGTCGTATCGTGGAAGGCGAGGACCTGGCCGCCACCCTTGCTCCTGGCGATGTGGAGCGCGCGGTCCGCCTTGTTGACCAGGTCGGCCTTGTCGAAGGAGTCGGAGGGGAACGACGCCACGCCGATGCTGACCGACAGCCGCTCGGTCCGGGCCTCCTTGTCCCCCGGCAGAAGGTGCCGCTGGAACCGCTGGATGATCCGTTGCGCCAGGGCTTGCGCCCCGTCGGTGTTCCCTTCCAGGAGGAGGATGCCGAATTCGTCCCCGCCCAGGCGCGCCACCGTGTCGACCTCCCGCACGGAGCCGCTCAGGATGCCGGCGAACTCTTGCAGGGCGATGTTGCCCGCGGACTGGAGGAAGCGGTCGTTGTACGCCCTGAAACCGTCCAGGTCGAGCGTCAGGAGGCTGAACGACTCCCCGTTGCGGCGGGCGCGGAGGATCTCCTTTTCCACCTGATGGTTGAAGTATCCCCAGTTGTAGAGGTGCGTCAACGGGTCGATGAAGGAGTAGAAGGAGGGCGTCTTCACCGACTCGCTCTGCTGCAGCCGGTTCTCGGCCTGCATCCCGAGGACCCAGAGGAGCTTTACCTGTGTGGGCGTGAAAGGGTGCGACGATCGCTTTCCGAAGACGAGCGCGCCGACGATCTCCCGGTCTTTCCGCAACGGGAAGGAGACGAGGGATCGGGAGGACCACGCATCGCAGACCGGTTGGAAGGCCGGTTCCGTCTTCGAATCGAGGAGGACCGGTTTCTGGAACTGCACTCCCAGGGACGCCGGGGCGAGGAGGAGGGTCAGCTGTTCGGGTGAAGGAGAGGACTCCACGTGGCGGCTGCACCGGATTTCCCACGGACCGGAGCGGTCGTCGGGGCGGGCCAGGAACCCGCAGCTCTCGACGCCGGCGATCTCCTCGGCGATGTCGAACAGGGATTGGAAGGTGTGCACGATCTCGAGGGACGTTCCGAGGAGGTAACTGCTTTTCAGGAGGGTGTTGACCGCGCCGGAGAGGGAACCGATCTCGTCGGGAGTGATGTCGAGCGGGAAGTCGATGGCACAGCGAGAAAGCCCCGTGGTGTCGAACGATGCCATGTCGTTCCCCGTTGAGCGATCGATTTGAAAGGCGATTCTGGAGCCGATATTGCTTCAGCAAGTTTTGGGCCGATCTGCCGATAAGAAGGGAAATGAAAACCTTTGTGGAAATCGACAGATGCGTGGCAATATGAGGGGGAGAATTTCCTGAACGGGAATATGCTGCCCATAAGTGGAAAAAATTTACTCAAATGATGGAACAGGAAATACGCATTCATTCCAGATGTTCTACGGAGGCGAACATGCGGCGTTCGAAAATCATGGTGGCGTGCTGGATCGTTGCGGCGGTGTTCTTCGGTTCCTGCGATCGGTCCCCGGAAGCGAAGCTGGCCAAACATGTCAAGCGCGGCGATGAATATGTGAAGGAAGAGAAGTTCAAGGAAGCGGTGATCGAATACAAAAACGCCGTCAAGGCGGTCCCGAAAGATTCCGCGGCGCACTGGAAGCTGGCGAAAGCGTCGATCGAGGCGAAGGACATCCGGACGGCGTTCGCCGAGCTGCAGAAGACGGTGGAGCTCGACCCGAACAATTTCGAGGCGCTCGGGAAGCTGGGCGAGATCTACGTGATGGCCGGGAAGACGGACGAGGCGACGCAGATCGCCGACAACCTCGTGAAGAGCCGGCCGAACGATCCGCAGGGGTACATCCTCCAGTCCGGCCTCGCCGTGCGCGCCGGGAAGGTGGACGAGGGGATCGCGAAGCTGAAAAAGGCCGCCGAGCTCGACCCGAAGCGGATCCGCACGCTGCTGACCATCGGCAACATGTACCTGTTGAAGAAGGACCGGAAGGGCGCGCAGGAGTGGTACGACAAGGCGCTCGCCGCCGATCCGAACTCCGTGGATGTTCACGTGACGCGTGGGAACTTCTTCTTCGCCTCGGGCGAGCGGGACGAGGGGGAGAAGGAGTACCGGAAGGCGATCGAGCTGTCGAAGGAGAAGGAGAACCTCCGGATCGCGCTGGCGGAGCATTACCTCTACCAGGGGCGGATGGAGGAGAGCGAGAAGGAGCTGAACGCGATCATCAAGGAGATGAACTCCCAGAAGGCGCGGAAAGTCCTGGCCGAGATCAAGCTCGAAACGGGGAAGGTGGCCGACGCCAAGCCGATCGTCGACCAGATCCTCAAGGAGAACCACAAGGACCTGGACGGCAAGTATCTCAAAGGGAGGATCGCCCTCGCGGAAAAGCGGCTGGACGACGCGAAGGCGCTCTTCGGGGAGGTCGTGAAGCAGGACGCCGGGATGGCGCGCGCGCGGCTCTACAACGGGTTGACCGATATTCAATTGGGCCAGATCGAGATGGGGAGGAAAGAGATCGACGAGGCGGTGAAGCTCGACCCGGGGAACGCGCGGGCCCAGCTCCTGCTCGGGGAAGTCTCGCTGCGAATGGGCGCACCGGCGGCGGCGGAGAAGGCGGCGCTCGAGGTGCTGCGGCGCAACCCGTCGAACGCGCTGGCGGCGGTCCTCCTTGCCGACTCGTTCCTGGCGAGGAAGGAATGGAAGAAGGCGGAGCAGATCTACCAGGCGATGATCACGCAGCTGCCGAAGAGCCCAGTCGGCTACCTGAAGATGGGGCTGTCGCGGAAGCTGCAGGGGAAGCCGAAGGATGCGGCGGAATTCTTCGCCCAGGCGGTCGAGAAGAACCCGAAGGACCTGACGGCGATCAACGAGTACATCTTCGCGCTGGCGGCGGGGAAGGATACGGCGAAGGCGAAGAAGGTGCTGGACGAGACGGTGGCGAAGGAGCCGAAGAACCCGCTGCTGTGGGACATGGTGGGGCGGTTCCAGATGGCTTCCGGGAAGCCGACCGAGGCGGAGGCGGCGTTCCTCAAGAGCATCGAGCTGGCGCCGGAGTTCACGGCTCCGTACTACCAGCTGGGCGTGATCTACGCGGCGCAGAAGAAGTTCCCGGAGGCGGAAAAGCGCCTTGAGAAGGTCATCGAGAAGAACGACAAGAACGTCGGCGCGCACACACTGCTCGGGATGGTGCTCAACTCCGAGGGGAAGATCGAGGCGGCGAACAAGGAGTACCGGAAGGTGTTGACGCTCTCGCCGAAGCACCCGCTGGCGGCGAACAACCTGGCGTCGAACCTGGCCGACGGCGGCGGGAACCTCGACGAGGCGTTGAAGTTCGCCCAGGTCGCCCGGGAGGCGGTGCCCGAGGACCCGAGTGTGGGGGACACCCTCGGCTGGATCTATTACAAGAAGGGGTTGACCGACACCGCCTACCCCCTGATCGCGGACGCAGCGGGAAAGTTGAAGACCAACGCCTCCATCCGCTACCACCTCGGGATGGTCCTGGCGAAGAAGGGGAGGAACAAGGAAGCGGCCGCCGAGCTGAAAGCCGCGCTGGCCTTGGACCCGAAGTTCCCCGGCGCCGACGAGGCGAAGAAAACCTTGGCCGGACTGAAGTAAAACCCGCTGAACAGGTACAACAAAATGTATGTATTTTGGCGTTGTGAAATTTGAGTGGGATGCGAAGAAATGTCAGGATAGTCTGTTGTCCAACTCCCGCAGTCGAAGAAGCCGATCACCATCCGCATTGATCCC includes:
- a CDS encoding tetratricopeptide repeat protein, with protein sequence MRRSKIMVACWIVAAVFFGSCDRSPEAKLAKHVKRGDEYVKEEKFKEAVIEYKNAVKAVPKDSAAHWKLAKASIEAKDIRTAFAELQKTVELDPNNFEALGKLGEIYVMAGKTDEATQIADNLVKSRPNDPQGYILQSGLAVRAGKVDEGIAKLKKAAELDPKRIRTLLTIGNMYLLKKDRKGAQEWYDKALAADPNSVDVHVTRGNFFFASGERDEGEKEYRKAIELSKEKENLRIALAEHYLYQGRMEESEKELNAIIKEMNSQKARKVLAEIKLETGKVADAKPIVDQILKENHKDLDGKYLKGRIALAEKRLDDAKALFGEVVKQDAGMARARLYNGLTDIQLGQIEMGRKEIDEAVKLDPGNARAQLLLGEVSLRMGAPAAAEKAALEVLRRNPSNALAAVLLADSFLARKEWKKAEQIYQAMITQLPKSPVGYLKMGLSRKLQGKPKDAAEFFAQAVEKNPKDLTAINEYIFALAAGKDTAKAKKVLDETVAKEPKNPLLWDMVGRFQMASGKPTEAEAAFLKSIELAPEFTAPYYQLGVIYAAQKKFPEAEKRLEKVIEKNDKNVGAHTLLGMVLNSEGKIEAANKEYRKVLTLSPKHPLAANNLASNLADGGGNLDEALKFAQVAREAVPEDPSVGDTLGWIYYKKGLTDTAYPLIADAAGKLKTNASIRYHLGMVLAKKGRNKEAAAELKAALALDPKFPGADEAKKTLAGLK
- a CDS encoding sensor domain-containing diguanylate cyclase, with the translated sequence MASFDTTGLSRCAIDFPLDITPDEIGSLSGAVNTLLKSSYLLGTSLEIVHTFQSLFDIAEEIAGVESCGFLARPDDRSGPWEIRCSRHVESSPSPEQLTLLLAPASLGVQFQKPVLLDSKTEPAFQPVCDAWSSRSLVSFPLRKDREIVGALVFGKRSSHPFTPTQVKLLWVLGMQAENRLQQSESVKTPSFYSFIDPLTHLYNWGYFNHQVEKEILRARRNGESFSLLTLDLDGFRAYNDRFLQSAGNIALQEFAGILSGSVREVDTVARLGGDEFGILLLEGNTDGAQALAQRIIQRFQRHLLPGDKEARTERLSVSIGVASFPSDSFDKADLVNKADRALHIARSKGGGQVLAFHDTTNGGGVKNTLQDLPIQKIYEAGRSVVDMDKFLEILLFTGMQGLSAGRGSIVVKDAEGDFTLRAAIGFSRHEEHITASGRFRAGPITTWVVDHQLPLVVSKPEDSPFAGPFKKNGYLTESFLSIPLTHHG